A genomic stretch from Cydia amplana chromosome 1, ilCydAmpl1.1, whole genome shotgun sequence includes:
- the LOC134663164 gene encoding neurogenic locus protein delta has product MLRRRWPGRASMRAPAVLLALLGFLPQVLTSGFFELRIKSFTNPLGRLSSGQCCDGSSSSSDAPCLAPCRTKFRVCLKIYQANIDTTSPCTFGDITTPVLGGNSLDVPNLNVKGFTNPIVFPFDFTWPGTFSLIVEAWHDTNETSRSDDTLIARMTKQSIADVGGPWVEEEQRWSSGPHLRLSYRVTCAEHYYGSGCEVLCRPRDDGFGHYSCSPSGAIVCLAGWQGEYCQKPRCLPGCDTDHGHCLKPDECICHSGWVGELCDQCERHPGCVHGTCSKPWGCDCEEGWGGLFCNQDLNYCTNHRPCRNGGTCHNTGQGSYTCACPPEYTGPDCEKSLHSCAVRPCLNGGACVPDEGGELACACPAGYEGARCETRRLTCADRPCRHGGTCEPRVTGYTCLCPSGYAGADCDLEADPCAAAPCRNGATCTRAGDGFRCSCRAGFRGNRCEIDIDDCAGVTCEHGGTCVDLIDGQRCQCAPGFLGPRCETRVDLCLAKPCANGGECLVLDNDYECRCRPGFAGKDCSVDVDECESSPCRNGGTCRDRVDGFLCSCAPGWSGRACTVSLADLVAGVNMPRVGGETPEQDTLSGRHVALIAALSAAVPAAALAAAVAVACIRRRRKRAQHAADAEARAQNAANAGGGGRVIRNTWGKCDVPAPECQNAHNAAAEECKRKTLNTESAARLLAALDPRLSRLSQDSAYCANSDTSLVKRALEGGGVYVLDDHCLPPTFATQV; this is encoded by the exons GTGCTGACGTCTGGTTTCTTCGAACTTAGGATAAAAAGTTTTACTAACCCGTTGGGTAGGTTAAGTAGTGGCCAGTGCTGTGATGGTTCCTCAAGTAGTAGTGATGCGCCGTGCCTGGCGCCGTGCAGGACTAAATTCCGCGTGTGCCTCAAGATTTACCAAGCGAATATCGATACGACATCACCTTGTACCTTCGGTGATATCACGACCCCAGTGCTAGGAGGAAACTCTTTGGATGTGCCCAACCTTAATGTGAAAGGATTCACCAATCCCATCGTGTTCCCGTTCGACTTCACGTGGCCG GGCACTTTCTCGCTCATAGTCGAAGCGTGGCACGACACCAACGAGACGTCGAGATCTGACG ACACACTAATCGCCCGCATGACGAAGCAGAGCATCGCCGACGTGGGGGGCCCTTGGGTGGAGGAGGAGCAGCGCTGGAGCTCGGGCCCGCACCTGCGGCTGTCGTACCGGGTGACCTGCGCGGAGCACTACTACGGCTCGGGCTGCGAGGTGCTCTGCCGGCCGCGAGACGACGGCTTCGGCCACTACAGCTGCTCGCCCAGCGGCGCCATCGTCTGCCTCGCTGGCTGGCAGGGGGAATATTGCCAGAAAC CGCGCTGCTTGCCCGGCTGCGACACGGACCACGGCCACTGCCTCAAGCCTGACGAGTGCAT TTGCCACTCAGGCTGGGTGGGCGAGTTGTGCGACCAGTGCGAGCGGCACCCGGGCTGCGTGCACGGCACCTGCTCCAAGCCCTGGGGCTGCGACTGCGAGGAGGGCTGGGGCGGCCTGTTCTGCAACCAGGACCTCAACTACTGCACCAATCACCGACCGTGCCGCAACGGCGGCACGTGCCACAACACCGGCCAGGGCAGCTACACCTGCGCTTGTCCGCCCGAGTACACCGGCCCCGATTGCGAGAAGTCTCTGCACTCGTGCGCTGTGCGGCCGTGCCTCAACGGCGGGGCCTGCGTGCCAGATGAGGGCGGCGAATTGGCCTGTGCTTGCCCGGCGGGTTATGAGGGCGCGCGCTGCGAAACTCGCCGACTGACCTGCGCCGATCGACCGTGCCGACACGGCGGCACCTGCGAGCCCCGCGTCACAGGCTACACCTGCCTATGCCCGTCCGGCTACGCCGGCGCCGACTGCGACCTAGAGGCCGACCCCTGCGCTGCGGCGCCATGCCGCAACGGGGCCACCTGCACGCGCGCCGGTGACGGCTTCCGCTGCTCATGCCGCGCCGGCTTCCGCGGCAACCGTTGCGAGATCGACATCGACGACTGTGCGGGCGTCACTTGCGAGCACGGCGGCACCTGTGTGGACTTAATAGACGGACAACGCTGCCAATGCGCCCCCGGATTTTTAGGCCCACGCTGTGAAACCCGTGTCGACCTATGCTTAGCAAAGCCTTGCGCGAATGGCGGGGAATGCCTGGTACTAGACAATGATTACGAATGCCGGTGCCGGCCGGGCTTCGCCGGAAAAGACTGCAGTGTAGACGTAGACGAGTGCGAGTCATCACCGTGCCGGAACGGGGGCACCTGCCGCGACCGCGTAGATGGGTTCCTCTGCTCGTGCGCGCCCGGTTGGAGCGGTCGCGCCTGCACTGTCTCCCTGGCAGATTTAGTGGCGGGCGTAAACATGCCGCGAGTCGGCGGGGAAACTCCAGAACAAGACACGCTATCGGGGCGGCACGTGGCTCTGATCGCGGCGCTATCGGCGGCAGTGCCGGCGGCGGCgctggcggcggcggtggccgTGGCCTGCATACGAAGGAGACGCAAGCGCGCACAGCACGCGGCGGACGCGGAGGCGCGCGCGCAGAACGCCGCGAacgcgggcggcggcgggcgcgtgATCCGCAACACGTGGGGCAAGTGCGACGTGCCGGCGCCCGAGTGCCAGAACGCGCACAACGCGGCGGCGGAGGAGTGCAAGCGCAAGACTCTCAACACGGAGAGCGCGGCGCGGCTGCTGGCCGCGCTAGACCCGCGCCTCTCGCGGCTGTCGCAGGACTCCGCGTATTGCGCCAATAG TGATACGTCGCTAGTGAAGCGGGCGCTAGAAGGCGGAGGGGTGTACGTCCTGGACGACCATTGCCTACCGCCGACGTTCGCGACGCAAGTGTAG